One genomic segment of Erysipelotrichaceae bacterium 66202529 includes these proteins:
- the rdgB gene encoding RdgB/HAM1 family non-canonical purine NTP pyrophosphatase, producing the protein MKQIMLATANAHKAEEFAAMLKPLGYTVKTLLDLEEAIEIEETGTSFEENALIKARVIHERLGIEVIADDSGLAVNALNGAPGIYSARFMGRDTSYEVKNQYIIDQCKDVNDRGCQFVCAIAYVTADGREYVFTGVVEGLVAEHIEGEGGFGYDPMFYYPPYKTTLANVSEEQKNKVSHRGRALAKLIAFMEMEN; encoded by the coding sequence ATGAAACAAATAATGCTGGCAACCGCCAATGCACACAAGGCGGAGGAATTTGCGGCAATGCTGAAGCCATTGGGATATACAGTAAAAACCCTGCTCGATCTGGAGGAGGCTATTGAGATTGAGGAAACAGGTACGAGCTTTGAAGAAAACGCACTGATTAAGGCAAGAGTGATTCATGAGCGTCTGGGCATTGAGGTGATTGCGGATGACAGTGGACTTGCGGTCAATGCACTGAATGGTGCTCCCGGTATCTACTCGGCACGCTTCATGGGACGCGATACCTCCTATGAAGTAAAAAATCAATATATCATAGACCAGTGTAAGGATGTGAATGATCGAGGCTGTCAATTCGTCTGTGCGATTGCCTATGTGACAGCGGATGGCAGGGAATATGTGTTTACAGGTGTCGTAGAGGGTCTTGTCGCAGAGCATATAGAGGGAGAGGGAGGCTTTGGCTATGATCCGATGTTCTATTACCCACCCTATAAAACCACACTTGCCAATGTGAGTGAGGAACAAAAAAACAAGGTATCTCACCGCGGCCGAGCCCTGGCAAAGCTGATAGCTTTTATGGAAATGGAGAATTGA
- a CDS encoding tRNA (cytidine(34)-2'-O)-methyltransferase, whose translation MLHLVLYEPEIPQNTGNMMRTCMATNTRLHLIKPLGFSLDEQHLKRAGMDYVKELDYTVYENWEDFTSQHPSDNYYYMTRYGKKAPSQFDFTACKGDIYFILGKESTGIPKELLSRQLDRCMRLPMVANARSLNLSNCAAIILYEALRQLDYPGLSNVEVIKGEDWLTQ comes from the coding sequence ATGCTGCATCTGGTATTATATGAACCGGAAATCCCGCAGAATACCGGCAACATGATGCGTACCTGTATGGCGACCAATACCCGTCTGCATTTAATCAAACCACTAGGCTTTTCACTGGATGAACAGCATTTGAAAAGAGCCGGTATGGATTATGTGAAGGAGCTGGATTATACCGTTTATGAAAACTGGGAGGATTTCACATCCCAACATCCCAGTGACAATTATTACTATATGACCCGTTATGGAAAAAAGGCACCATCGCAGTTTGATTTTACTGCGTGTAAAGGCGATATTTATTTTATTCTCGGTAAAGAAAGTACCGGAATACCCAAAGAGCTGCTGTCCAGACAGCTGGATCGCTGCATGCGTCTGCCAATGGTTGCCAATGCCCGCTCTTTAAATCTCAGCAACTGCGCGGCTATCATTTTGTATGAGGCGCTGCGGCAGCTTGACTATCCCGGCTTATCCAATGTTGAGGTCATCAAGGGAGAGGACTGGCTGACACAATGA
- a CDS encoding GNAT family N-acetyltransferase, with protein MIKTRRLILQPFTEADQDAMEQLLCNEKIKETFMLPDFTSPDEVARLFDKFMEWSQDDSRYERGIYLEHKLIGFVNTVEIVEDTIELGYVIHPDYHSCGYASEALRAVIADLFAKGYHTVCGGAFQENIASCRVMEACGMKRISRTVDVEYRGSVHPCVYYAIKQ; from the coding sequence ATGATAAAAACAAGGCGGCTGATTCTGCAGCCCTTTACAGAAGCGGATCAGGATGCTATGGAACAGCTGTTATGCAATGAAAAAATAAAGGAAACCTTCATGCTGCCGGATTTCACCTCTCCTGATGAGGTGGCACGGCTGTTTGATAAATTTATGGAATGGTCACAGGATGACAGCCGCTATGAGCGTGGTATTTATCTGGAACACAAGCTGATTGGCTTTGTAAATACCGTGGAAATCGTAGAAGATACCATTGAGCTTGGGTATGTTATACATCCCGATTATCATTCTTGCGGATATGCGAGTGAGGCTTTACGTGCAGTCATTGCGGATTTGTTTGCGAAGGGCTATCATACGGTATGCGGGGGAGCCTTTCAGGAAAATATTGCAAGCTGCCGGGTTATGGAAGCATGCGGTATGAAGCGAATATCGCGCACAGTCGATGTGGAATATCGGGGAAGTGTACATCCTTGTGTTTACTATGCAATCAAGCAATAA
- a CDS encoding DUF3892 domain-containing protein has protein sequence MKKEKTSKKTRFVAARRNSDGTLSEFKDDNGKTYDYEQALEAVEQGMIENALPFTGRDGARHIRGINDGDESTNLRNLKEF, from the coding sequence ATGAAAAAAGAAAAAACAAGCAAAAAGACACGTTTCGTTGCAGCTCGTCGTAACAGTGATGGTACATTGAGCGAGTTCAAGGATGACAACGGAAAGACGTACGATTACGAACAGGCTTTAGAGGCTGTTGAACAGGGTATGATCGAAAACGCACTTCCATTCACAGGACGTGATGGCGCTCGTCATATCCGCGGAATCAACGACGGAGACGAATCTACAAACCTGCGTAACCTGAAAGAGTTCTAA
- a CDS encoding DUF4080 domain-containing protein gives MKKVLLTTCNAKYIHKNLALRWLYTTCPHRERVTIREYTIKEREEQIASDILSMEVDVVCFSCYIWNIQPIKTIIQLLKQHDPRLHIVVGGPEVSYESYRLLDEGVDAISIGEGEQSIWEYITMLEEGQPHEVAGIYTKQFPNTEYQRCDLSWLEGFDNPYFMEMDQQAMGRQYFYLETSRGCPYGCTYCLSSADRKVRMFSMDYIMGILRQLKDSDVKQVKLLDRTFNSNPARALKIARYMNEHCLHQTFQFEIVAETLSEELLRFFCEEADTSRFRFEIGVQSFNTKTLESVGRIQNNERLKEVIARLKASGCIMHVDLIAGLPYEDIASFQTSFDTLFSLQASEVQLGILKLLKGTELRRQKESYHFIFQDTAPYDVTASAWLTKEEMKRIHTCAHAVEKFWNSAVCRYVITVILQLHWYDSAFALFMELGQEYEKLPRPYQPYELFRCFYPLLRNQNEHFVDAILLTQYYRGFRQKPHRFTKSRISLEQKKKLLFFALKQGIANQDTLFRYGVVDIGYDGEEGYQLVLYNRHQQYPKQWFINKEVTTIKEMTI, from the coding sequence GTGAAAAAAGTTCTGCTGACGACATGCAATGCCAAATACATACATAAGAATCTGGCACTGCGCTGGTTATACACGACCTGTCCGCACAGGGAGCGTGTCACAATACGTGAATACACGATCAAGGAACGGGAAGAACAGATTGCAAGCGATATTCTGTCTATGGAGGTGGATGTCGTATGCTTTAGCTGCTATATATGGAATATCCAGCCGATCAAAACAATTATCCAGCTTTTAAAGCAGCACGATCCCCGGCTGCATATCGTTGTGGGCGGCCCGGAGGTCAGCTACGAATCCTATCGTCTGCTGGATGAGGGCGTGGACGCCATCAGTATCGGAGAAGGGGAACAGAGCATCTGGGAATACATCACCATGCTGGAAGAGGGGCAGCCTCATGAGGTTGCCGGAATATATACAAAGCAGTTTCCGAATACGGAATATCAAAGGTGCGATCTGTCGTGGCTGGAAGGCTTTGACAATCCGTATTTTATGGAAATGGATCAGCAAGCTATGGGAAGGCAGTATTTCTATCTGGAAACAAGCAGGGGCTGTCCATACGGCTGTACCTACTGTCTGTCCTCCGCCGACCGTAAGGTACGTATGTTTTCCATGGACTATATTATGGGCATTCTCAGGCAGTTAAAGGACAGCGATGTAAAGCAGGTCAAGCTGCTGGATCGCACGTTTAATTCCAATCCTGCGCGGGCCTTGAAAATTGCACGCTATATGAATGAACATTGCCTTCATCAGACGTTCCAATTTGAAATCGTAGCGGAAACGCTGAGTGAGGAGCTGTTGCGATTTTTTTGCGAGGAGGCGGATACCAGTCGTTTCCGTTTTGAAATCGGTGTGCAGTCCTTCAATACAAAAACACTGGAATCTGTTGGAAGGATACAAAATAATGAACGCTTGAAGGAAGTAATTGCACGGCTGAAAGCAAGCGGCTGCATCATGCATGTGGATTTGATTGCAGGCCTGCCTTATGAGGATATAGCTTCCTTTCAGACCTCGTTTGATACCCTGTTTTCACTACAGGCAAGTGAGGTGCAGTTGGGCATCTTAAAGCTGTTGAAGGGAACAGAGCTTCGAAGGCAGAAGGAAAGCTATCATTTTATCTTTCAGGATACGGCACCCTATGACGTGACTGCCAGCGCATGGCTGACAAAGGAAGAAATGAAGCGGATTCATACATGTGCTCATGCTGTAGAAAAATTCTGGAACAGCGCTGTCTGCCGTTATGTGATAACGGTGATATTACAGCTGCACTGGTATGACAGTGCCTTTGCCTTATTCATGGAGCTTGGACAGGAATACGAAAAGCTGCCCCGTCCCTATCAGCCCTATGAGCTGTTTCGCTGCTTTTATCCACTATTACGAAACCAAAATGAGCACTTTGTCGATGCGATTTTGTTAACACAGTATTATCGCGGTTTCCGTCAAAAGCCGCATCGCTTTACAAAATCCCGGATATCTCTGGAACAGAAAAAGAAGCTGCTATTTTTTGCACTTAAACAGGGAATTGCCAATCAGGATACGCTGTTTCGCTATGGTGTTGTGGATATCGGCTATGATGGGGAAGAGGGATATCAGCTGGTGCTGTACAATCGTCACCAGCAATACCCTAAGCAGTGGTTTATCAATAAAGAAGTGACAACAATCAAGGAGATGACGATATGA